From Streptomyces sp. NBC_00690, a single genomic window includes:
- the aceB gene encoding malate synthase A: MSTPATSPLAVVDAGPVPRQDEVLTEEALAFIAELHRRFTPRRDELLALRAQRRAETARTGTLDFLPETAAIRADRTWRVATAPPALEDRRVEITGPTDRKMTINALNSGARVWLADFEDASSPTWENVIGGQMNLMDAYRRRIDFTDERSGKSYALRPAAELATVVMRPRGWHLPERHLQDTEGRRVPGALVDFGLYFFHNARRLLDLGKGPYFYLPKTESHLEARLWNDVFVFAQDHCGIPQGTIRATVLIETITAAFEMEEILYELRDHASGLNAGRWDYLFSIVKNFRDGGARFVLPDRNAVTMTAPFMRAYTELLVATCHRRGAHAIGGMAAFIPSRRDPEVNRIALEKVTADKDREAGDGFDGSWVAHPDLVPVAMASFDAVLGDRPHQKDRLRNEVSVTAAELLAVDSLEAAPTFDGLRNAVQVGIRYIEAWLRGLGAVAIFDLMEDAATAEISRSQIWQWINAGVVFDNGETATAELTREVAAAELLSLRTELGDEAFRAGRWQQAHDLLLHVALDESYADFLTLPAYEQLSG; this comes from the coding sequence ATGTCCACACCAGCGACATCCCCGCTGGCCGTCGTCGACGCCGGGCCGGTGCCGCGTCAGGACGAGGTGCTGACCGAGGAGGCCCTCGCCTTCATCGCCGAACTGCACCGCCGCTTCACGCCCCGCCGTGACGAACTGCTCGCACTGCGGGCGCAGCGGCGCGCGGAGACCGCCCGCACCGGGACGCTGGACTTCCTCCCCGAGACGGCGGCGATCCGCGCCGACCGCACCTGGCGGGTGGCCACCGCGCCGCCGGCACTCGAAGACCGGCGGGTAGAGATCACCGGCCCCACCGACCGCAAGATGACCATCAACGCCCTCAACTCCGGAGCCCGCGTCTGGCTCGCGGACTTCGAGGACGCCTCCTCCCCCACCTGGGAGAACGTCATCGGCGGACAGATGAACCTGATGGACGCCTATCGGCGCCGCATCGACTTCACCGATGAACGCAGCGGAAAGAGCTACGCCCTACGGCCGGCCGCGGAGTTGGCCACCGTGGTGATGCGCCCGCGCGGCTGGCACCTGCCGGAGCGCCACCTCCAGGACACCGAAGGCCGCCGGGTGCCCGGTGCCCTCGTCGACTTCGGGCTCTACTTCTTCCACAACGCCCGGCGGCTACTGGACCTCGGCAAGGGGCCCTACTTCTATCTACCCAAGACCGAATCGCACCTCGAAGCTCGGCTTTGGAACGATGTCTTCGTCTTCGCCCAGGACCACTGCGGCATCCCGCAGGGCACCATCCGGGCCACGGTACTGATCGAGACCATCACCGCCGCCTTCGAGATGGAGGAGATCCTCTACGAGTTGCGCGACCACGCCTCCGGGCTGAACGCCGGCCGCTGGGACTATCTCTTCTCCATCGTGAAGAACTTCCGCGACGGCGGTGCGCGGTTCGTCCTGCCCGATCGCAACGCGGTCACGATGACGGCCCCCTTTATGCGTGCGTACACCGAACTGCTCGTCGCCACCTGCCACCGGCGCGGCGCACACGCCATCGGCGGCATGGCCGCCTTCATCCCCTCCCGGCGCGATCCCGAGGTCAATCGGATCGCCCTGGAGAAGGTCACCGCGGACAAGGACCGCGAGGCCGGTGACGGCTTCGACGGTTCCTGGGTCGCTCACCCCGATCTCGTGCCCGTCGCGATGGCCTCCTTCGACGCCGTGCTCGGTGACCGCCCGCACCAGAAGGACCGGTTGCGCAATGAGGTCTCGGTGACGGCCGCCGAACTGCTCGCCGTCGACTCCCTGGAGGCCGCGCCCACGTTCGACGGGCTGCGCAATGCGGTCCAGGTCGGCATCCGGTACATCGAGGCGTGGTTGCGGGGTCTGGGCGCGGTGGCGATCTTCGATCTGATGGAGGACGCGGCCACCGCCGAGATCTCCCGCTCCCAGATCTGGCAGTGGATCAACGCCGGAGTCGTCTTCGACAACGGCGAGACGGCGACCGCGGAGCTGACGCGCGAGGTCGCGGCAGCCGAACTGCTCAGTCTGCGCACGGAGTTGGGTGACGAAGCCTTCCGGGCAGGACGGTGGCAACAAGCCCACGACCTGCTGCTCCATGTCGCCCTCGACGAGAGCTACGCCGACTTCCTCACCCTGCCCGCGTACGAGCAACTGAGCGGCTGA
- a CDS encoding nucleotidyltransferase family protein, which yields MTPPGEPPVIAGLLLAAGGGRRLGGRPKALLRHRGRPLVDHAVAALRDGGCGPIYVVLGAAATQVRAEGALDGCTAVDNEYWEQGMGSSLRAGLASVALAGADAALVHLVDQPGIGGAAVARVRSAYGSHDTLAAAAYDGRRGHPVLLGAAHWPPASAAAVGDQGARGYLSALSAILTLVECGDIATPDDIDTEADLFRLE from the coding sequence ATGACACCTCCAGGGGAGCCCCCAGTCATCGCCGGACTCCTGTTGGCCGCGGGGGGCGGGCGGCGGCTGGGCGGACGCCCCAAGGCGCTGCTGCGCCATCGCGGTCGCCCACTGGTCGACCACGCGGTGGCGGCACTGCGCGACGGGGGGTGCGGACCGATCTATGTGGTGCTGGGCGCGGCGGCGACCCAGGTGCGCGCCGAAGGGGCACTCGACGGCTGCACGGCGGTCGACAACGAATACTGGGAGCAGGGCATGGGCTCATCCCTACGGGCCGGCCTCGCATCCGTGGCCCTCGCGGGCGCCGATGCCGCTCTGGTGCACCTGGTGGACCAGCCCGGCATCGGCGGCGCGGCCGTGGCGCGGGTGCGGTCCGCTTACGGCTCGCACGACACCCTGGCCGCAGCGGCGTACGACGGTCGGCGTGGGCACCCGGTACTGCTGGGCGCCGCCCACTGGCCCCCCGCATCGGCGGCGGCCGTGGGGGATCAGGGCGCGCGCGGCTATCTGTCCGCCCTTTCAGCCATCCTGACGCTGGTGGAGTGCGGCGATATCGCAACCCCCGATGACATCGACACGGAGGCGGATCTGTTCCGGCTGGAATGA
- a CDS encoding DUF5955 family protein: protein MAVREEDPRVSALGVAVSRLRRELAGHPAQFSDRDIAEDELAVLAAMVAEHRPDVARMRRSLLLIAGAIGSVSALGPALMEVRSAVDLFGGVPR, encoded by the coding sequence ATGGCGGTACGTGAAGAGGACCCGAGGGTCTCCGCGCTGGGCGTGGCCGTGTCGCGGTTGCGCCGAGAGCTTGCCGGCCATCCGGCGCAGTTCTCGGATCGGGACATCGCGGAGGACGAGTTGGCGGTACTGGCGGCGATGGTCGCCGAGCATCGCCCCGACGTCGCCCGGATGCGGCGCTCCCTCTTGCTGATCGCGGGGGCGATCGGCTCGGTCAGCGCGCTCGGTCCGGCCCTGATGGAGGTGCGCTCGGCGGTGGACCTCTTCGGCGGGGTGCCACGGTAG
- a CDS encoding alpha/beta hydrolase — protein sequence MADKPTVVLVHGFWGGAAHWGKAVVELRNRGYGSLRAVENPLTSLADDAERTRKMIKQVDGPVLLVGHSYGGAVITEAGDLPNVVGLVYIAAFAPDAGESPGQISQELPPAAFENLAPDSDGYLWVKQDKFHWSFGQDLDDDEALVMAVTQKAPLASTFGDNVTDPAWRKKPSWYQVSTQDRMIHPDNERRMAERMSPRKIIELDASHASLASQPKAIADLIDEAANGSA from the coding sequence ATGGCCGACAAGCCGACCGTCGTTCTCGTGCACGGGTTCTGGGGCGGAGCCGCCCACTGGGGGAAGGCCGTCGTCGAGCTGCGCAACCGCGGCTACGGTTCGCTACGCGCGGTGGAGAATCCGCTCACCTCGCTGGCCGACGATGCCGAGCGCACCCGCAAGATGATCAAACAGGTGGACGGTCCGGTGCTCCTCGTGGGCCACTCCTACGGCGGTGCGGTCATCACCGAGGCGGGGGACCTGCCCAATGTCGTCGGACTGGTCTACATCGCGGCGTTCGCACCCGATGCGGGGGAGAGCCCCGGACAGATCAGCCAGGAGCTGCCGCCGGCCGCGTTCGAGAACCTCGCCCCGGATTCGGACGGCTACCTCTGGGTCAAGCAGGACAAGTTCCACTGGAGCTTCGGGCAGGACCTGGACGACGATGAGGCGCTGGTGATGGCCGTGACCCAGAAGGCGCCGCTGGCCTCGACCTTCGGGGACAACGTGACCGATCCGGCGTGGCGGAAGAAGCCCAGTTGGTATCAGGTCTCGACGCAGGATCGGATGATCCACCCGGACAACGAGCGGCGGATGGCCGAACGGATGTCACCACGCAAGATCATCGAGCTCGACGCCAGTCATGCATCCCTCGCATCGCAGCCCAAGGCGATCGCCGATCTGATCGACGAGGCGGCGAACGGGTCCGCCTGA